A window from Opitutia bacterium ISCC 52 encodes these proteins:
- a CDS encoding SMP-30/gluconolactonase/LRE family protein, which yields MWVFNTKGKQDDFISLPEEKVTNCAFAGEDFNTLYITTQQGLFVAKR from the coding sequence ATTTGGGTCTTCAATACAAAAGGGAAACAAGATGATTTTATTTCGCTCCCTGAAGAGAAAGTGACCAATTGTGCCTTTGCCGGCGAAGACTTCAACACCCTCTACATAACTACCCAGCAGGGGCTATTTGTGGCGAAGCGTTAA
- a CDS encoding Nramp family divalent metal transporter produces MDPSLIREPPKTFLGTLKELGPGLIVAAGIVGSGELIATTATGAEAGFWLMWLIIVGCVIKVFVQVEIGRYVILTGRTTLEGINSLPGFRFKGVHWIAWFWLLMYVATTAQQGGIIGGVGQALSISAPITEQGVTFNDAAEEQVMAKLALASGEVSETQLAAIAAPLPDPGIDIFFWALVISVLTAIILFFGRYSAIETIVTVFVAGFTVFTLVNLVMLQMNPEWAVSWESIKQGLSFKLPPAQAGIDPVVTALATFGLIGVGAGELVYYPYFCLEKGYAAWIGKREDTPVWNERAKGWLRVLRWDAVLSLVVYTSSTVVFYLLGAAVLNRADLHPKGMEMIRTLAAMYEPVFGKWAVELFLIGSVFVLYSTFFVVNASKGRVFSDALVIFGWRKRNPATDYLWIKWLCLGFPLVSFLFFWLYPKPKELVLLAGTMQAFMLPMLGFAAIHFRYKHAILALKPSKAWDFFLWLSASGLLVAGVWLAWSKIAGAFA; encoded by the coding sequence ATGGACCCATCTCTAATACGCGAACCACCCAAGACATTCCTGGGAACGCTGAAGGAACTCGGGCCCGGACTCATCGTGGCTGCGGGGATTGTCGGATCGGGTGAGTTGATTGCTACCACGGCGACGGGAGCAGAAGCGGGCTTCTGGTTGATGTGGCTAATCATCGTCGGCTGCGTGATTAAGGTATTTGTCCAGGTTGAGATAGGTCGCTATGTTATATTAACAGGTCGCACGACTTTGGAAGGTATCAATAGCCTACCGGGTTTTCGCTTCAAAGGCGTCCACTGGATCGCCTGGTTCTGGCTGCTCATGTATGTGGCTACGACGGCACAGCAGGGCGGTATCATCGGCGGCGTAGGACAGGCTTTAAGTATCAGCGCACCCATTACCGAGCAAGGAGTCACCTTCAACGATGCCGCGGAGGAACAAGTAATGGCCAAACTGGCTCTGGCCAGTGGAGAAGTAAGCGAGACGCAGCTGGCGGCGATTGCAGCCCCACTCCCTGATCCTGGTATCGACATCTTCTTTTGGGCGTTAGTGATTTCGGTTCTCACCGCCATCATTCTATTTTTCGGGAGATACTCAGCCATAGAGACCATCGTAACGGTGTTCGTCGCTGGGTTTACTGTGTTTACTCTAGTCAATCTGGTGATGCTCCAGATGAATCCGGAATGGGCGGTGAGCTGGGAGAGCATCAAGCAAGGGTTATCCTTCAAGCTGCCCCCGGCCCAAGCAGGGATCGATCCTGTCGTAACCGCCCTCGCCACCTTCGGGCTCATTGGAGTTGGAGCTGGGGAGCTCGTCTACTATCCGTACTTCTGCCTAGAGAAAGGTTATGCAGCCTGGATCGGCAAACGGGAAGATACACCTGTCTGGAATGAACGCGCCAAAGGCTGGCTTCGTGTCCTCCGTTGGGACGCCGTCCTTTCGCTTGTTGTTTATACGTCGTCCACTGTCGTCTTTTACCTACTGGGCGCTGCGGTGCTTAATCGAGCGGACCTGCACCCTAAAGGCATGGAAATGATCCGCACGCTCGCCGCGATGTACGAACCGGTGTTTGGCAAGTGGGCCGTTGAACTGTTCCTGATTGGCTCGGTCTTTGTCCTCTACTCTACCTTTTTCGTGGTCAATGCTAGCAAGGGACGTGTCTTTTCCGATGCGCTGGTCATCTTCGGTTGGCGTAAACGAAATCCAGCAACAGATTACCTGTGGATCAAGTGGTTGTGCCTGGGATTCCCGCTGGTCAGCTTCCTCTTCTTCTGGCTCTACCCAAAACCCAAAGAGCTCGTCCTACTCGCCGGCACTATGCAGGCATTCATGCTACCCATGCTTGGTTTTGCCGCCATCCATTTCCGTTATAAACACGCTATTCTGGCCCTTAAACCTTCAAAGGCATGGGATTTCTTTTTATGGCTCTCTGCTTCGGGTTTACTCGTGGCAGGAGTCTGGCTGGCCTGGTCCAAAATAGCTGGCGCCTTTGCTTAG
- a CDS encoding ThuA domain-containing protein, whose amino-acid sequence MKLLRILLFTVISSGSALTVLADHHGKKPIKALIITGGCCHNYHFQTSAMTEGISKEVDVNWTILHEGGTSKDHHSEFYADPNWAKPYDIVIHNECFAQVTDESYIQTVSDGHKNAGTPAIVIHCAMHTYRDIDANDWRKFLGVTSKRHDHKSNYAVKLEKPNHPALKGTPKDWVTPMDELYIIEKLWPGATSLASSVSEKDGKAHPVIWVNDFEGTRVFGTTYGHSDDTFRDPVFINLLTQGFLWAARK is encoded by the coding sequence ATGAAGTTACTTCGCATTCTACTTTTCACCGTAATCTCAAGTGGTTCGGCTCTCACCGTATTGGCTGATCACCATGGCAAAAAGCCGATCAAGGCTCTGATTATAACCGGTGGCTGCTGCCATAACTATCACTTCCAAACGAGTGCTATGACGGAAGGCATCAGCAAAGAGGTCGATGTCAATTGGACCATCCTGCACGAGGGCGGCACGAGCAAAGATCACCATTCAGAATTTTATGCAGATCCCAATTGGGCCAAGCCTTACGATATCGTTATTCATAACGAGTGTTTTGCTCAGGTGACTGATGAATCTTACATCCAGACGGTATCTGACGGTCACAAGAATGCTGGAACACCTGCGATAGTCATTCATTGTGCCATGCATACTTATCGTGATATTGACGCGAATGATTGGCGAAAGTTTCTCGGAGTGACGAGCAAGCGCCACGACCACAAAAGTAATTATGCCGTAAAGCTGGAAAAACCAAACCATCCAGCTCTTAAGGGGACACCCAAAGATTGGGTCACTCCCATGGATGAGCTTTACATCATAGAAAAGCTTTGGCCTGGCGCGACTTCACTTGCTAGCTCTGTCAGTGAGAAAGACGGCAAAGCTCACCCGGTTATTTGGGTAAACGATTTTGAAGGTACCCGCGTATTTGGAACGACTTATGGTCACTCCGACGATACCTTCCGCGATCCAGTGTTTATTAACCTCCTGACCCAGGGGTTCCTTTGGGCAGCGAGGAAGTAA
- a CDS encoding DUF1697 domain-containing protein gives MPSSIALLRGINVSGKNKIFMADLKDLFINLGCESVATYLQSGNVVYQSTTAISAKDIQSAISKQFGLEVPVLILAADRLKTLIQNNPFLEDGANTAHCYVTFPWESPDEETASNGTLPANETGRFSLKDDLIYICCPDGYGRTKIHNLFFEKKLQLLATTRNWKTVNALLELSKQ, from the coding sequence ATGCCTTCATCTATCGCATTGCTCCGCGGCATCAATGTCAGCGGTAAAAACAAGATCTTCATGGCGGACTTAAAGGATCTTTTTATAAACTTGGGCTGCGAATCGGTTGCGACCTATTTGCAAAGCGGTAATGTGGTGTACCAATCAACAACGGCTATTTCTGCGAAAGATATCCAGTCTGCTATATCAAAGCAATTCGGGCTGGAGGTTCCCGTTCTAATACTCGCGGCTGATCGATTAAAGACGCTTATCCAGAACAATCCATTCCTCGAAGATGGAGCCAATACTGCCCATTGCTATGTCACCTTTCCTTGGGAGTCGCCTGATGAAGAGACCGCCTCAAACGGCACCCTACCCGCCAATGAAACAGGCCGCTTTTCGCTTAAGGACGATCTCATCTATATTTGCTGCCCCGATGGTTATGGTCGGACCAAGATCCACAATTTATTTTTTGAGAAGAAGCTCCAATTATTGGCTACCACACGTAACTGGAAAACCGTGAACGCCCTGTTGGAATTGAGTAAACAATAA
- a CDS encoding sulfatase-like hydrolase/transferase: MRIYLHLFLFFLLPSFSLLAKTNLVIVMTDEHNFRTLGCYREHLSEDQAFVWGKGVKVDTPHMDALADEGALLTSFYVSSPVCSPSRAAFVTGLMPHLTGVPTNDIPMHGHMTTIADILGDNGYATSYIGKWHLDGVGKPQWEPERNFGWADNRFMFNRGHYKKFAETHDGAKVDAPKGRDGIPGYQVGDADEKSYATDFLMDRTLDFIRKNQDDPFCVMLSLPDPHGPNTVREPYWDKYKGLKFEAPKTMFKTEEEAPGWSSFSGNNYIKNREINQDQFAAIFGMIECIDDNIGRLIAELDKLGLEDDTIVVLTSDHGDLMGEHRRHNKGVPFEGSAKVPFLVKSPKQVKAGKVIHSVMTSVDVGPTFLSMLGIEDELPGTQGRDRSDWFENSKQVVDEDHIAYIRATTMSPPWVAAVSDDYKLVLSNQDSPWLFDLKKDPDELINFYDHKAYKRIRESMTQALKEEMKKANEPALTMSGYAPWLN, from the coding sequence ATGCGCATCTATCTCCATCTCTTTCTCTTCTTTCTTCTCCCGTCCTTCAGTCTTCTTGCAAAAACCAACTTGGTTATCGTCATGACGGACGAGCATAATTTCCGGACGCTGGGATGTTATCGAGAGCATCTGTCAGAAGATCAGGCCTTCGTATGGGGCAAGGGGGTTAAAGTAGATACGCCACATATGGATGCGTTGGCTGACGAAGGTGCACTCCTCACCAGTTTCTACGTATCTTCTCCTGTATGCTCACCTTCAAGAGCTGCCTTTGTCACTGGCTTGATGCCTCACCTGACCGGAGTGCCCACTAATGATATCCCGATGCACGGTCATATGACGACCATCGCAGATATCCTTGGCGACAATGGCTACGCCACCAGCTATATCGGCAAATGGCATTTGGACGGTGTAGGGAAGCCGCAGTGGGAGCCTGAGCGCAATTTTGGTTGGGCAGATAATCGTTTCATGTTCAACCGTGGCCATTATAAGAAGTTTGCCGAAACGCATGATGGAGCAAAGGTGGACGCACCCAAGGGAAGAGATGGTATACCCGGTTACCAAGTTGGCGATGCAGATGAAAAATCCTACGCCACAGATTTTCTTATGGATCGCACTTTGGATTTCATCCGAAAGAACCAGGACGATCCATTTTGCGTGATGCTGAGTCTTCCAGACCCTCATGGCCCCAACACGGTGCGCGAACCTTACTGGGATAAATATAAAGGACTCAAATTTGAAGCGCCGAAGACTATGTTCAAGACCGAGGAGGAAGCACCTGGGTGGAGTAGTTTTTCAGGGAATAACTACATTAAAAATCGTGAAATCAACCAGGACCAATTCGCAGCCATCTTTGGTATGATTGAGTGTATCGATGACAATATCGGCCGACTGATTGCCGAGCTGGATAAACTAGGACTGGAAGATGACACCATCGTGGTACTGACTTCCGATCATGGAGACCTCATGGGTGAACACCGTCGCCACAACAAAGGTGTGCCCTTTGAAGGGTCTGCGAAAGTGCCTTTTCTTGTGAAGAGCCCGAAACAGGTAAAGGCAGGCAAGGTTATTCATTCGGTTATGACTTCGGTTGATGTGGGCCCCACATTTCTATCGATGCTGGGAATCGAAGATGAGCTTCCTGGCACGCAAGGTAGAGACCGCTCAGATTGGTTTGAGAATAGCAAGCAGGTGGTAGATGAAGATCATATCGCATATATTCGGGCTACGACGATGAGTCCGCCGTGGGTCGCTGCCGTATCAGATGATTACAAGCTGGTGCTCTCCAATCAGGATTCGCCTTGGCTATTCGATCTCAAAAAAGACCCGGATGAGCTGATCAATTTCTATGATCATAAAGCTTATAAGCGTATCCGGGAATCGATGACGCAGGCTCTCAAGGAAGAAATGAAGAAAGCCAATGAGCCTGCTCTGACTATGTCAGGATACGCACCTTGGCTGAATTAA
- a CDS encoding NIPSNAP family protein, producing the protein MKLQLRSLLLLVFIKLIFGGLFLSAAHHEGPIIEVRVYKIPEGKMDEWERFFHDKLVEPQEKAGIKILSAYRTMGDENLFVWSRQYSSKANMAKQRAGFYESEIWVNTLLPELRERGLIEGVEKVYTVSPSK; encoded by the coding sequence ATGAAATTACAGTTACGCTCATTGTTACTCCTGGTTTTTATAAAACTAATTTTTGGCGGTCTCTTTCTTTCCGCTGCACATCACGAAGGTCCGATTATTGAGGTGCGTGTCTATAAGATTCCCGAGGGAAAAATGGATGAGTGGGAACGTTTCTTTCACGACAAACTGGTAGAGCCGCAAGAAAAGGCGGGTATCAAGATTCTGAGTGCCTATCGCACTATGGGAGACGAGAACCTCTTTGTATGGAGCCGGCAGTATTCCAGTAAGGCTAATATGGCTAAACAGCGTGCTGGTTTTTATGAAAGTGAAATCTGGGTTAATACCCTTCTTCCTGAACTACGGGAAAGAGGCCTGATTGAAGGGGTTGAGAAGGTCTACACGGTTTCGCCCAGTAAGTAG
- a CDS encoding FtsX-like permease family protein produces MQFTILVAILALGVASFLSIRMANRAAIQGFRGFTESITGSSDLTLNAQGDRFLTNWLPEVRSALQEYPIEIAPVLEIQARIQGTQLKATDLGFPITIIGIDVVGISNVQYAGNGGRLLNTESIQKGYDLFEVISEPRSIFISSGLAEQFSVESGDSISVLINDRVTNLNIRGILPANRLGVEMPASLTVMDLPAAMDLLRDNEAVTRVELILESEKAVRLTQIQSIESKLRNMAAGRWNVTSPQGEQKSNAMMTSAFRLNLAILSLISLLVGIYLITQSMDAAVIQRRKEMGILRALGVLPSQIRNLWLIDLFVFGFLGSLLGILLGWLAAQSVVVGIARTVNALYLNSTATSAQLNMSDCAYGLLLGFVGSLIAGLFPLSVANQIQPSKILASGRQEISRSRFPFQRLGWGLLLMGFAMSQFPAIQFTANSPLPVFGYITAFTWLIGGSLVLAGLMAPVGRVLRRAFAFSIGGNLGFGKLRTPGNRHRLAVSGLFIAVGMAASMTILVGSFEATVLGWMNNRFQADLYVSNKAFTGGSSTQYVSEETVNELTQVDEIAEVSPSRYLNIQYKGRPVFLVGFKSKLMGSHESFLWINEPLPIEQIPAEADSWVISNEAFQYRFGHEVGDLISIPTPLGDKRLWIRGVKADYGSDRGSILIDEADMRAWYGTRDYSNLSLYLKPDRDADYLAIQLSERYPHLAIREQESLLKNAIRIFNETFAVTYALRLLGLFVAVVGLALALMNILKEDAASLATLNGLGVRRKERASITACEGLGMTLIASMGGILLSLGLGWLLVYVINRQSFGWTLQYTIPWPSILGLGIILLLLGFAVSWLVGWFNGNTKPLQEE; encoded by the coding sequence GTGCAATTTACTATCCTAGTTGCCATTCTAGCCTTGGGTGTCGCTTCTTTTCTTTCTATCCGCATGGCCAATCGAGCGGCTATTCAAGGATTTCGTGGATTCACCGAATCCATCACAGGAAGCTCCGACCTAACATTGAATGCTCAAGGTGACCGCTTCTTGACCAATTGGTTACCAGAAGTTAGATCCGCACTGCAGGAGTATCCCATAGAAATAGCTCCTGTATTGGAAATCCAAGCACGCATTCAAGGTACTCAACTTAAAGCCACTGACTTAGGGTTCCCCATCACTATTATCGGCATTGATGTCGTGGGCATCTCCAACGTACAATACGCTGGAAATGGTGGCCGACTCCTGAACACCGAAAGCATCCAAAAAGGCTACGATTTATTCGAAGTCATCAGCGAGCCTCGCTCTATTTTTATCTCCTCCGGATTGGCTGAACAATTTTCCGTAGAGAGCGGAGACTCCATATCCGTTTTGATAAATGATCGAGTAACAAACCTGAACATCCGGGGCATCCTACCGGCCAACCGTTTGGGCGTAGAGATGCCAGCAAGCTTAACTGTCATGGATCTACCAGCAGCCATGGACCTCCTCCGTGATAATGAAGCAGTTACACGGGTTGAGCTAATACTTGAATCGGAGAAAGCCGTTCGATTGACACAAATACAATCTATAGAATCTAAATTAAGGAACATGGCAGCGGGTCGCTGGAATGTAACCTCCCCTCAAGGCGAACAGAAATCAAATGCCATGATGACCTCCGCTTTCAGGCTTAACCTGGCCATTCTTTCCCTCATCTCGCTTCTCGTAGGTATTTACCTCATCACCCAGTCAATGGATGCGGCCGTTATTCAAAGAAGAAAGGAGATGGGCATTCTCAGGGCACTGGGCGTACTGCCGTCTCAGATTCGCAACCTTTGGTTGATCGACTTGTTTGTGTTTGGCTTCCTTGGGAGTTTACTGGGGATTCTATTGGGATGGCTTGCAGCTCAATCGGTAGTTGTAGGCATTGCAAGGACCGTCAATGCGCTCTATCTAAACAGCACAGCCACGAGCGCCCAATTGAATATGAGCGACTGTGCCTACGGTCTTCTACTTGGATTTGTAGGAAGCTTGATAGCGGGATTGTTTCCTTTGTCTGTGGCCAATCAGATACAACCCTCCAAAATCCTGGCTAGTGGCCGTCAGGAAATTAGTCGCAGTCGATTTCCTTTCCAACGCTTAGGATGGGGTCTCCTGTTAATGGGTTTTGCAATGTCTCAATTTCCCGCTATCCAATTCACTGCGAATAGCCCACTCCCCGTGTTCGGCTATATTACGGCTTTTACTTGGCTGATCGGCGGTTCGCTAGTACTTGCGGGATTGATGGCTCCCGTTGGACGCGTCTTGCGACGGGCATTTGCATTTTCCATCGGAGGAAATCTTGGTTTTGGAAAACTGAGGACTCCTGGCAATCGTCACCGATTGGCTGTGTCGGGATTATTCATAGCCGTGGGCATGGCCGCCAGTATGACCATACTTGTCGGAAGTTTCGAGGCCACCGTTCTTGGCTGGATGAATAATCGATTCCAGGCAGATCTCTATGTGTCCAATAAGGCCTTCACAGGAGGAAGCTCTACCCAGTATGTGAGCGAAGAAACGGTCAATGAACTCACACAGGTTGATGAGATCGCTGAAGTTTCACCTTCCCGGTATTTGAACATCCAATACAAAGGCCGCCCTGTCTTCTTAGTGGGATTTAAAAGCAAATTAATGGGGAGCCATGAGTCCTTCCTTTGGATCAACGAACCTCTGCCCATTGAACAGATACCCGCTGAAGCTGATTCCTGGGTGATCAGCAATGAGGCCTTTCAATACCGATTTGGACACGAAGTCGGGGATCTCATTTCTATCCCAACTCCCTTAGGAGATAAACGACTATGGATTCGAGGCGTTAAAGCCGACTATGGTAGCGACCGTGGTAGCATCTTGATCGACGAAGCAGACATGCGCGCCTGGTACGGCACACGAGATTATTCCAATCTCAGTTTATATCTAAAACCCGACCGCGATGCAGATTACCTGGCCATACAACTAAGCGAACGATACCCGCATCTAGCCATAAGAGAGCAAGAATCTCTTCTGAAGAATGCGATTCGCATCTTTAACGAAACCTTTGCTGTGACCTACGCTTTGCGTCTGCTGGGGTTGTTTGTTGCGGTCGTGGGGTTGGCGCTGGCATTAATGAATATCCTTAAGGAAGACGCAGCAAGCTTGGCGACGCTCAATGGACTGGGTGTTCGGCGAAAAGAACGGGCGTCCATTACCGCTTGTGAAGGCTTGGGCATGACCTTGATCGCCAGCATGGGTGGGATCCTCCTAAGCTTAGGACTCGGCTGGCTATTAGTCTATGTCATCAACCGTCAATCCTTTGGCTGGACTCTCCAGTACACCATTCCTTGGCCCAGCATCCTTGGCTTGGGCATTATATTACTCCTACTGGGCTTTGCTGTCAGCTGGCTCGTCGGTTGGTTTAACGGAAACACCAAACCCCTGCAGGAAGAATGA
- a CDS encoding carotenoid 1,2-hydratase, producing MAFIYFCCSHAWAAVPEFTTEGFRVPQPGTTLEFPRDHGSHPDYKIEWWYLTGHLQSNDQRTFGFQATFFRFAAPLKRAPSASAAFGSNQLFSSQVALTDIEGNRFLFDERLDRNGWDASASTEGLGLRHGPWTLEMIDTTSEQMQLQFHIGSQAQLDLELLPAKPKVIFGEDGTSRKGTAQTARSYYITFPRLKATGTLALDRKQLEVTGEAWMDHEIASQQLSADLQGWDWTAIQLNDGREIKAYILRQEDGTASPFSRFIWIGKDGETHYAGPESFTWERVSTWQSPEKDATYPTTVRLSTIDPESGQRISLTLTPKLDNQEVRGELNGTYYWEGACEVQNPEGISLGQAYLELAGYHDSLGNKLR from the coding sequence ATGGCTTTTATCTATTTCTGTTGCAGCCATGCCTGGGCAGCGGTTCCAGAATTCACAACGGAGGGATTTCGCGTGCCACAACCAGGGACAACGCTCGAGTTTCCCCGCGATCACGGAAGTCATCCAGACTACAAAATCGAGTGGTGGTATCTCACGGGACACCTGCAATCCAATGATCAAAGAACCTTTGGTTTCCAAGCCACATTCTTTCGCTTTGCCGCGCCCCTGAAACGAGCACCTTCAGCAAGCGCTGCCTTTGGAAGTAACCAACTGTTTTCATCTCAGGTAGCCCTCACAGATATAGAAGGAAATCGTTTTCTTTTCGATGAACGTTTAGATCGCAATGGCTGGGACGCTTCAGCATCCACTGAAGGCTTGGGACTCCGGCATGGTCCATGGACACTCGAGATGATAGATACCACGTCGGAGCAAATGCAGCTTCAGTTTCACATTGGAAGCCAGGCACAATTGGATTTAGAATTACTCCCAGCAAAGCCCAAAGTAATCTTTGGTGAAGATGGAACTTCACGCAAAGGCACGGCTCAAACCGCCCGGAGTTATTACATCACTTTTCCCAGGCTCAAAGCAACCGGCACCCTAGCGCTTGACCGGAAGCAATTGGAAGTCACCGGAGAAGCATGGATGGATCACGAAATTGCCAGCCAGCAACTCAGTGCAGACTTACAGGGTTGGGACTGGACGGCGATTCAACTCAATGACGGTCGCGAAATTAAAGCCTACATCCTGAGACAAGAAGATGGCACTGCATCCCCTTTCTCACGCTTCATATGGATTGGTAAGGACGGTGAGACCCATTACGCCGGCCCAGAATCCTTCACATGGGAGCGCGTCAGCACCTGGCAGAGTCCAGAGAAGGATGCCACCTACCCGACCACGGTTAGGCTTAGCACCATCGACCCAGAAAGCGGTCAAAGGATTTCCCTGACACTTACTCCCAAACTCGATAACCAGGAAGTCCGTGGAGAGCTCAACGGAACCTATTACTGGGAAGGAGCTTGCGAGGTCCAAAACCCTGAAGGGATAAGCTTGGGACAAGCCTACCTTGAATTAGCAGGTTATCATGATTCTCTTGGAAATAAATTGCGGTAA
- the fdhD gene encoding formate dehydrogenase accessory sulfurtransferase FdhD, giving the protein MSEDPLNEPIIQSTIVRMNKDGAVETEHDHIAVEEPLEIRIGNKPFVVTMRTPGHDEDLAVGFLVTEGIIKKRSDIKQLSRCPTSPTPDNTLRVDLIQDAIPEGVKSNRHGAIAASCGVCGKASIDVIQNQFPPSDSSFQFNRQTLIELPDKLRESQTVFDQTGGLHSAGLFDLEGNLLFQREDVGRHNALDKVIGHAFLNDLWPLDEHVLMVSGRVAFEIMQKALAAHIGLVAAVSAPSSLAISFALESGQTLVGFLRNGKFNVYSHPQRIG; this is encoded by the coding sequence ATGTCGGAAGATCCCTTAAACGAACCCATCATTCAAAGCACCATTGTTCGCATGAACAAGGACGGTGCGGTTGAGACTGAACATGACCACATTGCCGTCGAAGAGCCGTTGGAAATTCGCATTGGAAATAAACCTTTTGTAGTCACCATGCGTACGCCGGGGCATGACGAAGATCTCGCTGTTGGATTCCTAGTGACTGAAGGCATAATCAAGAAGCGATCTGATATCAAACAACTCAGCCGCTGCCCCACCTCTCCTACACCCGACAACACTTTACGAGTCGACCTGATACAAGACGCGATACCTGAAGGCGTTAAATCCAATCGACACGGTGCAATTGCAGCGAGTTGTGGCGTGTGCGGAAAAGCATCCATCGACGTCATCCAAAATCAATTTCCCCCGAGTGATAGTTCTTTTCAATTCAATCGCCAAACGCTCATCGAATTGCCCGACAAGCTAAGAGAATCACAAACCGTTTTCGATCAAACGGGCGGACTTCACTCTGCCGGACTATTCGACCTGGAAGGCAATCTTCTCTTCCAGCGTGAAGACGTTGGACGCCACAACGCCTTGGACAAAGTCATCGGCCACGCTTTTCTCAACGACCTCTGGCCACTCGACGAGCATGTGCTCATGGTGAGCGGGCGTGTGGCATTCGAGATTATGCAGAAAGCTCTCGCAGCTCACATCGGCCTGGTCGCCGCTGTTTCTGCCCCGTCATCCCTGGCCATTTCTTTCGCCCTGGAAAGCGGCCAAACACTGGTTGGCTTTCTCCGCAACGGAAAGTTTAATGTCTACTCGCATCCGCAGCGGATTGGCTGA
- a CDS encoding ABC transporter ATP-binding protein yields the protein MLTVSHLSKAYRKRKVLDDVSFTMGAGERVALMGPSGSGKSTLLNCISGLDAPDEGSIQLNGQDIVQLSSDDKTLLRRKTIGSIFQFFHLLPSMTAVENVCLPLQLNGFSKKDQLERAEKMLEQVGVYNRAHAFPREMSGGEMQRVAIARALVVEPTLLLADEPTGNLDAENGDRVLDLLERLSEQHQVALLLVTHQPETTRICHRNLHMTDGKLSAKNTPTQNPSS from the coding sequence ATGCTAACCGTTAGCCATCTCTCAAAAGCATACCGTAAGCGCAAGGTATTGGACGACGTGTCCTTCACTATGGGCGCGGGCGAGCGAGTAGCTCTCATGGGGCCTTCCGGATCTGGTAAGTCCACATTACTCAATTGTATTTCCGGTTTAGATGCCCCGGATGAAGGCTCAATCCAACTCAACGGACAGGACATCGTTCAGCTAAGCTCAGACGATAAAACCCTACTGCGCCGCAAAACGATAGGTTCAATTTTTCAATTCTTTCATTTGCTCCCATCCATGACTGCAGTGGAAAACGTTTGTCTTCCACTACAGCTGAATGGCTTTTCCAAAAAAGATCAATTGGAGCGAGCAGAGAAGATGTTGGAACAAGTCGGCGTTTACAATCGCGCCCATGCCTTCCCACGGGAAATGAGCGGAGGAGAAATGCAACGCGTTGCCATAGCACGCGCCTTGGTCGTCGAACCCACTCTGTTGTTAGCCGACGAACCCACAGGAAACCTGGATGCTGAAAATGGAGACCGAGTATTGGATCTCTTGGAACGGCTGTCCGAACAGCACCAAGTGGCCTTACTGCTGGTAACCCATCAACCCGAGACAACGCGGATCTGCCATCGAAACTTGCACATGACGGATGGGAAGCTCAGCGCAAAGAACACGCCGACCCAAAATCCATCTTCCTGA